Proteins found in one Sorghum bicolor cultivar BTx623 chromosome 1, Sorghum_bicolor_NCBIv3, whole genome shotgun sequence genomic segment:
- the LOC8077090 gene encoding pre-mRNA-processing factor 17, with amino-acid sequence MDLLQSSYAPDGASSPEDSAAASSPDSSPLRLPSKSAAPAVDDTALALSSAASAARPLDPSLHLVAFNPTADQLWAPILGPQHPHAPISSASGNRNHKLGHVEDAAVLPFLFDEQYNTFHRFGYAADPSGLHIVGDAQTQAPEPDTVYNLAPSEHKRRRLLAKADNQEEPAPPEAKNPASEEWILHNKQSPWAGKKEAPPAELTDEQKQYAEAHAAKKAEKEARGEGKSERTEVVVKTTFHGKEEKDYQGRSWITPPKDAKATNDHCYIPKRCVHEWVGHTKGVSAIRFFPKYGHLLLSASMDCKIKIWDVLGSRTCMRTYMGHSKAVRDISFSNDGSKFLSAGYDRNIQYWDTETGQVISTFSTGKVPYVVKLNPDEDKQHILLAGMSDKKIVQWDMKSGQITQEYDQHLGAVNTITFVDNNRRFVTSSDDKSLRVWEFGIPVVIKYISEPHMHSMPSIALHPNSNWLAAQSLDNQILIYSTKERFQLNKKKRFAGHIVAGYACQVNFSPDGRFVMSGDGEGSCWFWDWKSCRRFKTLKCHNGVCIGCEWHPLETSKVATCGWDGVIKYWD; translated from the coding sequence ATGGATCTGCTCCAGTCCTCTTACGCGCCGGACGGCGCCTCGTCTCCGGAGGACTCGGCGGCCGCGTCCTCGCCGGATTCCTCGCCGCTCCGCCTTCCGTCCAAGTCGGCGGCCCCCGCCGTCGACGACACGGCGCTCGCGCTCTCCTCCGCTGCGTCCGCCGCCCGCCCGCTCGACCCTTCGCTCCACCTCGTCGCCTTCAACCCCACCGCCGACCAGCTCTGGGCTCCCATCCTCGGGCCCCAGCACCCCCACGCCCCAATCTCCTCCGCCTCCGGCAACCGCAACCACAAGCTTGGCCACGTTGAGGACGCCGCGGTCCTGCCATTCCTATTCGACGAGCAGTACAACACCTTCCACCGGTTCGGCTACGCCGCCGACCCCTCTGGTCTCCACATCGTCGGCGACGCCCAGACCCAGGCGCCCGAGCCCGACACAGTCTACAACCTCGCCCCCTCCGAGCAcaagcgccgccgcctcctggcCAAGGCGGacaaccaggaggagcccgcaccCCCGGAGGCTAAGAACCCCGCCTCCGAGGAATGGATCCTTCACAACAAGCAGAGTCCCTGGGCTGGGAAGAAGGAAGCGCCTCCTGCGGAGCTCACCGACGAGCAGAAGCAGTATGCGGAGGCACACGCTGCGAAGAAGGCCGAGAAGGAGGCCCGCGGCGAAGGGAAGAGCGAGAGGACAGAGGTTGTGGTCAAGACCACCTTCCACGGGAAGGAGGAGAAGGATTACCAGGGACGCTCCTGGATCACGCCGCCCAAGGATGCCAAGGCTACCAACGACCACTGCTACATCCCCAAGAGGTGTGTGCACGAGTGGGTCGGCCACACCAAGGGGGTCTCAGCCATCAGGTTTTTCCCGAAGTATGGACATTTGCTGCTGTCTGCGAGTATGGATTGCAAGATTAAGATCTGGGATGTTCTTGGGTCAAGGACATGTATGCGTACTTATATGGGGCACTCAAAGGCGGTAAGGGATATATCATTCTCCAATGATGGGAGTAAATTCTTGAGTGCTGGGTATGACAGGAATATACAGTACTGGGATACTGAAACAGGGCAGGTGATCTCGACCTTCTCAACTGGGAAGGTCCCATATGTTGTGAAGCTCAATCCTGATGAGGATAAGCAGCATATTCTCCTTGCTGGAATGAGCGATAAGAAGATTGTGCAATGGGATATGAAGTCAGGGCAGATTACACAAGAGTATGATCAGCATTTAGGGGCTGTGAACACCATAACTTTTGTGGATAACAACAGGAGATTTGTGACCTCGAGTGATGACAAGTCTCTTCGCGTGTGGGAGTTTGGCATCCCTGTGGTGATTAAGTATATCAGTGAGCCACACATGCACTCAATGCCATCAATTGCATTGCATCCCAACTCCAATTGGCTGGCAGCGCAGAGTTTGGACAATCAGATACTGATATACAGCACCAAGGAGAGGTTTCAGCTTAATAAGAAGAAGAGATTTGCTGGCCATATTGTGGCAGGTTATGCTTGTCAGGTGAACTTCTCACCTGATGGGAGGTTTGTGATGTCTGGTGAT
- the LOC8077092 gene encoding vacuolar cation/proton exchanger 2 isoform X1 has translation MMVAEKQPALGFQQQAHAEADEMELELASPAGSPAPLPPRKMHSLDFEHIGSLAAVAESLAPGSRWRRALTSVRVVIFQAKINVLLPFGPLAIMLHYLSGTHQGWVFLFSLIGITPLAERLGYATEQLACYTGPTVGGLLNATFGNATEMIISIYALKNGMIRVVQQSLLGSILSNMLLVLGCAFFAGGLVHSNRDQVFNKASAVVNSGLLLMAVLGLMFPAVLHFTHSEAQYGKSEVALSRFSSCIMLVAYASYLFFQLKSHRSMYCPIGDEEEAAEEEEDEKEITQCEAICWLFILTIWISILSGYLVDAIQGASESLNLPVAFISVILLPIVGNAAEHASAIMFAMKNKLDITLGVAIGSSTQISMFVIPFCVVIGWMMGQEMDLNFQLFETATLFITVLVVAFMLQEGTSNYFKGLMLILCYLIVAASFFVHVDPDATGEN, from the exons ATGATGGTGGCGGAGAAGCAGCCGGCGCTGGGGTTCCAGCAGCAGGCGCACGCGGAGGCGGACGAGATGGAGCTGGAGCTGGCGTCGCCGGCGGGCTCGCCGGCGCCGCTTCCGCCCCGGAAGATGCACTCGCTGGACTTCGAGCACATCGGCTCGCTCGCCGCCGTGGCCGAGTCGCTCGCGCCCgggagcaggtggcggagggcgCTCACCAGCGTGCGCGTCGTCATCTTCCAGGCCAAGATCAACGTGCTCCTCCCCTTCGGCCCGCTCGCCATCATGCTCCACTATCTCTCCGGAACGCAC CAAGGATGGGTTTTCCTTTTCAGCTTAATCGGCATTACCCCGTTGGCCGAGAGATTGGGATACGCAACTGA GCAACTTGCTTGCTACACTGGCCCAACTG TTGGGGGGCTACTGAATGCTACATTTGGAAATGCAACGGAAATGATTATATCAATATATGCACTGAAAAATGGGATGATTCGAGTCGTCCAGCAGTCATTACTAGGCTCAATATTGTCAAATATGCTGCTGGTTCTTGGGTGTGCTTTCTTTGCTGGTGGTCTTGTACATTCTAACAGGGACCAGGTCTTCAACAAG GCATCAGCTGTTGTAAACTCGGGACTACTGCTGATGGCTGTCTTAGGCCTTATGTTCCCAGCAGTGCTTCACTTCACACATTCAGAAGCGCAGTATGGAAAATCTGAAGTGGCTCTTTCAAGGTTTAGTAGCTGCATCATGCTTGTGGCCTATGCTAGCTATCTATTTTTTCAACTAAAGAGCCACCGCAGTATGTACTGCCCAATCGGTGAT GAAGAAGAAgctgctgaggaggaggaggatgaaaAGGAGATAACACAATGTGAGGCCATCTGCTGGCTTTTTATATTGACTATTTGGATTTCAATACTCTCAGGGTACCTGGTTGATGCCATTCAG GGTGCGTCTGAATCATTAAACTTGCCAGTAGCCTTTATCAGTGTTATTCTGCTTCCTATCGTGGGGAATGCTGCTGAACATGCGAGTGCCATTATGTTTGCCATGAAAAACAAATTG GACATTACATTGGGAGTTGCGATAGGGTCATCAACACAGATCTCCATGTTTGTG ATTCCATTCTGCGTGGTAATTGGCTGGATGATGGGGCAAGAAATGGACTTGAATTTTCAACTGTTTGAGACAGCGACTCTCTTTATAACTGTATTAGTGGTGGCATTCATGCTACAG GAAGGCACATCAAACTATTTTAAAGGCCTTATGCTCATCTTGTGCTACCTCATAGTTGCTGCAAGCTTCTTCGTCCATGTAGATCCTGATGCAA CAGGTGAGAACTAA
- the LOC8077092 gene encoding vacuolar cation/proton exchanger 2 isoform X2, which produces MMVAEKQPALGFQQQAHAEADEMELELASPAGSPAPLPPRKMHSLDFEHIGSLAAVAESLAPGSRWRRALTSVRVVIFQAKINVLLPFGPLAIMLHYLSGTHQGWVFLFSLIGITPLAERLGYATEQLACYTGPTVGGLLNATFGNATEMIISIYALKNGMIRVVQQSLLGSILSNMLLVLGCAFFAGGLVHSNRDQVFNKASAVVNSGLLLMAVLGLMFPAVLHFTHSEAQYGKSEVALSRFSSCIMLVAYASYLFFQLKSHRSMYCPIGDEEEAAEEEEDEKEITQCEAICWLFILTIWISILSGYLVDAIQGASESLNLPVAFISVILLPIVGNAAEHASAIMFAMKNKLDITLGVAIGSSTQISMFVIPFCVVIGWMMGQEMDLNFQLFETATLFITVLVVAFMLQEGTSNYFKGLMLILCYLIVAASFFVHVDPDASEN; this is translated from the exons ATGATGGTGGCGGAGAAGCAGCCGGCGCTGGGGTTCCAGCAGCAGGCGCACGCGGAGGCGGACGAGATGGAGCTGGAGCTGGCGTCGCCGGCGGGCTCGCCGGCGCCGCTTCCGCCCCGGAAGATGCACTCGCTGGACTTCGAGCACATCGGCTCGCTCGCCGCCGTGGCCGAGTCGCTCGCGCCCgggagcaggtggcggagggcgCTCACCAGCGTGCGCGTCGTCATCTTCCAGGCCAAGATCAACGTGCTCCTCCCCTTCGGCCCGCTCGCCATCATGCTCCACTATCTCTCCGGAACGCAC CAAGGATGGGTTTTCCTTTTCAGCTTAATCGGCATTACCCCGTTGGCCGAGAGATTGGGATACGCAACTGA GCAACTTGCTTGCTACACTGGCCCAACTG TTGGGGGGCTACTGAATGCTACATTTGGAAATGCAACGGAAATGATTATATCAATATATGCACTGAAAAATGGGATGATTCGAGTCGTCCAGCAGTCATTACTAGGCTCAATATTGTCAAATATGCTGCTGGTTCTTGGGTGTGCTTTCTTTGCTGGTGGTCTTGTACATTCTAACAGGGACCAGGTCTTCAACAAG GCATCAGCTGTTGTAAACTCGGGACTACTGCTGATGGCTGTCTTAGGCCTTATGTTCCCAGCAGTGCTTCACTTCACACATTCAGAAGCGCAGTATGGAAAATCTGAAGTGGCTCTTTCAAGGTTTAGTAGCTGCATCATGCTTGTGGCCTATGCTAGCTATCTATTTTTTCAACTAAAGAGCCACCGCAGTATGTACTGCCCAATCGGTGAT GAAGAAGAAgctgctgaggaggaggaggatgaaaAGGAGATAACACAATGTGAGGCCATCTGCTGGCTTTTTATATTGACTATTTGGATTTCAATACTCTCAGGGTACCTGGTTGATGCCATTCAG GGTGCGTCTGAATCATTAAACTTGCCAGTAGCCTTTATCAGTGTTATTCTGCTTCCTATCGTGGGGAATGCTGCTGAACATGCGAGTGCCATTATGTTTGCCATGAAAAACAAATTG GACATTACATTGGGAGTTGCGATAGGGTCATCAACACAGATCTCCATGTTTGTG ATTCCATTCTGCGTGGTAATTGGCTGGATGATGGGGCAAGAAATGGACTTGAATTTTCAACTGTTTGAGACAGCGACTCTCTTTATAACTGTATTAGTGGTGGCATTCATGCTACAG GAAGGCACATCAAACTATTTTAAAGGCCTTATGCTCATCTTGTGCTACCTCATAGTTGCTGCAAGCTTCTTCGTCCATGTAGATCCTGATGCAA GTGAGAACTAA
- the LOC8077093 gene encoding uncharacterized protein LOC8077093, whose protein sequence is MAHAAAAAVLLRRPLLFLKEARLLSSLAAPLPGLRRHPRALRPAGRPLPSDAEDDTDDPDAGAGAESFKKSRNELKREARRAVKWGMDLASFSPPQIKRILSAASLEREVFDALMLVKKFGPDVREGKRRQFNYIGRLLRNAQPELMDTLIQASKDGDESKLHALLSEGTLLVEEEEVEDLPDEQEDNQEYIKIADRWFDGLLCKDISVTNEVYSVHSVEFDRQELRKLVKRAHMVQESTHNKDGEDSNVKLSGAKKTLMRFLRSLAKEAYAA, encoded by the exons ATGGCgcacgcggccgccgccgccgtgctgcTACGTCGTCCGCTCCTCTTCCTCAAGGAGGCCCGCCTCCTGTCCTCACTCGCGGCGCCCTTACCTGGCCTCCGCCGCCACCCGCGCGCCCTCCGACCCGCAGGCCGCCCCTTGCCCTCCGATGCCGAGGACGACACCGACGATCCAGACGCCGGTGCCGGCGCCGAGTCCTTCAAGAAGAGCCGCAACGAACTGAAGCGGGAGGCCCGCCGCGCCGTGAAGTGGGGGATGGACCTCGCCAGCTTCTCCCCGCCTCAGATCAAGCGCATCCTCAGCGCCGCGTCGCTGGAGCGCGAGGTGTTCGATGCGCTCATGCTCGTCAAG AAATTTGGGCCGGATGTGCGGGAAGGAAAGAGGAGACAGTTCAATTACATCG GAAGACTTCTGCGCAATGCACAACCAGAATTGATGGATACTCTAATACAGGCTTCCAAGGATGGAGATGAGAGCAAGTTACATGCCTTACTTAGTGAAGGTACATTGTTGGTGGAAGAGGAGGAAGTCGAGGACCTACCTGATGAACAAGAG GACAATCAAGAGTATATCAAAATTGCAGATAGATGGTTTGATGGCCTCCTTTGCAAAGACATTTCAGTTACTAATGAAGTTTACTCTGTCCATAGTGTTGAATTTGATCGTCAG GAACTGCGAAAGCTTGTGAAGAGAGCTCACATGGTCCAAGAAAGCACACACAATAAAGATGGGGAAGATTCTAATGTGAAGCTTTCTGGAGCAAAGAAAACACTTATGAGGTTCCTTCGTTCCCTAGCAAAGGAGGCTTATGCTGCATAG
- the LOC8077094 gene encoding uncharacterized protein C630.12 isoform X3, with translation MQSATRLTLLLCAAWAAALLYGEMGAYWASYLACSWPSPSSSSSSPPNNYVKVAVVADPQLMDSTSLGLPSSSVGLQAAEFYTDLNMRRSFQSAILPFKPDVVLFLGDHFDGGPYMSDEEWQESLFRFKHIFSLNEQITKPQIPIYYLSGNHDIGYSAFHSVHPEVLSRYEKEFGSRNYQFSAGKVDFVVVDAQTLDGAKKSKERSSSWEFIKTLSPGNASNPKVLLTHIPLYRPDNSPCGPHRSSPIINQRVSYAALDQGITYQNYLTKETSDLLLSLLKPVLVLSGHDHDQCTVVHSTPFGPVTEHTLGTISWQQGNLYPSFMLLSAGPKVSQNSTDPEHEVVTNLCFLPKQTHIYVWYICQFVVTILLLVFWPTNGLSSLPCMNTLVSFMRSVGAELLSRTKEKDDEEDGEYDMIFDAEGSMHLVKKAAVKSPSASSDSRPTGRGSVVARATAGKHRLEPDSSSILVDVGSEMTSEDGGKLARGSKSRVRKVLQRLFRVIQSIVVIAALNVPLYMMLLFKDWIDR, from the exons ATGCAGAGCGCCACGCGGCTGACGCTGCTGCTGTGCGCGGCGTGGGCGGCCGCGCTGCTCTACGGCGAGATGGGCGCCTACTGGGCCTCCTACCTCGCATGCTCGTGGCCCtcgccgtcctcctcctcctcctcgccgccg AATAACTATGTCAAGGTTGCTGTTGTTGCTGACCCACAG CTTATGGACAGCACCTCCCTTGGTCTTCCATCAAGCTCAGTTGGTCTCCAAGCTGCTGAGTTTTACACGGATTTGAACATGAGAAGGTCCTTCCAGTCTGCCATACTGCCATTCAAACCTGATGTGGTCTTATTTCTTGGTGATCACTTTGATGGAGGCCCTTACATGTCCGATGAAGA GTGGCAGGAATCATTGTTTCGATTTAAACATATATTCAGCCTGAATGAACAAATAACAAAGCCACAGATCCCTATCTACTACCTTTCAGGAAATCATGATATTGGTTACTCAGCATTTCATTCAGTTCATCCTGAG GTGCTCAGTCGGTATGAAAAAGAATTTGGATCAAGAAATTATCAATTTTCTGCTGGGAAGGTGGactttgttgttgttgatgcccAAACACTTGATG GAGCTAAAAAAAGCAAAGAAAGATCCTCCTCCTGGGAGTTCATTAAAACTCTATCTCCAG GTAATGCATCGAACCCAAAGGTTCTGCTAACGCATATTCCACTATACCGACCTGATAACTCTCCTTGTGGTCCACATCGTTCTTCACCTATTATAAATCAG AGGGTATCTTATGCTGCCTTAGACCAAGGAATCAC CTACCAAAATTATCTAACTAAAGAGACTTCTGACCTTTTGCTAAGCTTGTTGAAGCCG GTCCTTGTGCTCTCAGGCCATGATCATGACCAATGCACAGTCGTCCACTCCACTCCTTTTGGTCCAGTTACAGAG CATACATTGGGGACAATAAGTTGGCAGCAAGGAAATCTCTATCCATCTTTTATGCTGCTATCTGCTGGACCCAAGGTGTCACAAAATTCAACTGATCCGGAGCATGAGGTTGTTACAAACCTTTGTTTTCTGCCTAAACAAACCCATATTTATGTCTG GTATATCTGCCAGTTTGTAGTGACCATCCTTCTTCTAGTCTTCTGGCCAACAAATGGTCTCAGTTCTCTTCCTTGCATGAACACATTGGTGAGCTTCATGAGGTCGGTTGGTGCTGAACTGCTTTCAAGAACCAAGGAAAAAGATGACGAGGAAGATGGTGAATATGATATGATTTTTGATGCGGAAGGATCCATGCACCTCGTTAAAAAGGCAGCGGTAAAGAGCCCAAGTGCTAGCTCAGACTCCAGACCTACAGGGCG TGGAAGCGTTGTTGCAAGGGCAACAGCAGGAAAACACCGTTTGGAGCCTGATTCATCATCAATTCTTGTGGACGTGGGTTCTGAGATGACATCAGAAGATGGAGGGAAGTTGGCCCGCGGTAGCAAATCGAGAGTAAGGAAGGTGCTCCAACGGCTGTTCCGTGTGATTCAGTCGATTGTTGTCATTGCCGCTCTGAATGTCCCCCTGTACATGATGCTCCTGTTCAAGGATTGGATTGATCGTTGA
- the LOC8077094 gene encoding uncharacterized protein C630.12 isoform X1, with amino-acid sequence MQSATRLTLLLCAAWAAALLYGEMGAYWASYLACSWPSPSSSSSSPPNNYVKVAVVADPQLMDSTSLGLPSSSVGLQAAEFYTDLNMRRSFQSAILPFKPDVVLFLGDHFDGGPYMSDEEWQESLFRFKHIFSLNEQITKPQIPIYYLSGNHDIGYSAFHSVHPEVLSRYEKEFGSRNYQFSAGKVDFVVVDAQTLDAKNSYEPTIFLAGAKKSKERSSSWEFIKTLSPGNASNPKVLLTHIPLYRPDNSPCGPHRSSPIINQRVSYAALDQGITYQNYLTKETSDLLLSLLKPVLVLSGHDHDQCTVVHSTPFGPVTEHTLGTISWQQGNLYPSFMLLSAGPKVSQNSTDPEHEVVTNLCFLPKQTHIYVWYICQFVVTILLLVFWPTNGLSSLPCMNTLVSFMRSVGAELLSRTKEKDDEEDGEYDMIFDAEGSMHLVKKAAVKSPSASSDSRPTGRGSVVARATAGKHRLEPDSSSILVDVGSEMTSEDGGKLARGSKSRVRKVLQRLFRVIQSIVVIAALNVPLYMMLLFKDWIDR; translated from the exons ATGCAGAGCGCCACGCGGCTGACGCTGCTGCTGTGCGCGGCGTGGGCGGCCGCGCTGCTCTACGGCGAGATGGGCGCCTACTGGGCCTCCTACCTCGCATGCTCGTGGCCCtcgccgtcctcctcctcctcctcgccgccg AATAACTATGTCAAGGTTGCTGTTGTTGCTGACCCACAG CTTATGGACAGCACCTCCCTTGGTCTTCCATCAAGCTCAGTTGGTCTCCAAGCTGCTGAGTTTTACACGGATTTGAACATGAGAAGGTCCTTCCAGTCTGCCATACTGCCATTCAAACCTGATGTGGTCTTATTTCTTGGTGATCACTTTGATGGAGGCCCTTACATGTCCGATGAAGA GTGGCAGGAATCATTGTTTCGATTTAAACATATATTCAGCCTGAATGAACAAATAACAAAGCCACAGATCCCTATCTACTACCTTTCAGGAAATCATGATATTGGTTACTCAGCATTTCATTCAGTTCATCCTGAG GTGCTCAGTCGGTATGAAAAAGAATTTGGATCAAGAAATTATCAATTTTCTGCTGGGAAGGTGGactttgttgttgttgatgcccAAACACTTGATG CTAAAAACTCTTACGAACCTACCATCTTTCTAGCAGGAGCTAAAAAAAGCAAAGAAAGATCCTCCTCCTGGGAGTTCATTAAAACTCTATCTCCAG GTAATGCATCGAACCCAAAGGTTCTGCTAACGCATATTCCACTATACCGACCTGATAACTCTCCTTGTGGTCCACATCGTTCTTCACCTATTATAAATCAG AGGGTATCTTATGCTGCCTTAGACCAAGGAATCAC CTACCAAAATTATCTAACTAAAGAGACTTCTGACCTTTTGCTAAGCTTGTTGAAGCCG GTCCTTGTGCTCTCAGGCCATGATCATGACCAATGCACAGTCGTCCACTCCACTCCTTTTGGTCCAGTTACAGAG CATACATTGGGGACAATAAGTTGGCAGCAAGGAAATCTCTATCCATCTTTTATGCTGCTATCTGCTGGACCCAAGGTGTCACAAAATTCAACTGATCCGGAGCATGAGGTTGTTACAAACCTTTGTTTTCTGCCTAAACAAACCCATATTTATGTCTG GTATATCTGCCAGTTTGTAGTGACCATCCTTCTTCTAGTCTTCTGGCCAACAAATGGTCTCAGTTCTCTTCCTTGCATGAACACATTGGTGAGCTTCATGAGGTCGGTTGGTGCTGAACTGCTTTCAAGAACCAAGGAAAAAGATGACGAGGAAGATGGTGAATATGATATGATTTTTGATGCGGAAGGATCCATGCACCTCGTTAAAAAGGCAGCGGTAAAGAGCCCAAGTGCTAGCTCAGACTCCAGACCTACAGGGCG TGGAAGCGTTGTTGCAAGGGCAACAGCAGGAAAACACCGTTTGGAGCCTGATTCATCATCAATTCTTGTGGACGTGGGTTCTGAGATGACATCAGAAGATGGAGGGAAGTTGGCCCGCGGTAGCAAATCGAGAGTAAGGAAGGTGCTCCAACGGCTGTTCCGTGTGATTCAGTCGATTGTTGTCATTGCCGCTCTGAATGTCCCCCTGTACATGATGCTCCTGTTCAAGGATTGGATTGATCGTTGA
- the LOC8077094 gene encoding uncharacterized protein C630.12 isoform X2, with protein MQSATRLTLLLCAAWAAALLYGEMGAYWASYLACSWPSPSSSSSSPPNNYVKVAVVADPQLMDSTSLGLPSSSVGLQAAEFYTDLNMRRSFQSAILPFKPDVVLFLGDHFDGGPYMSDEEWQESLFRFKHIFSLNEQITKPQIPIYYLSGNHDIGYSAFHSVHPEVLSRYEKEFGSRNYQFSAGKVDFVVVDAQTLDAGAKKSKERSSSWEFIKTLSPGNASNPKVLLTHIPLYRPDNSPCGPHRSSPIINQRVSYAALDQGITYQNYLTKETSDLLLSLLKPVLVLSGHDHDQCTVVHSTPFGPVTEHTLGTISWQQGNLYPSFMLLSAGPKVSQNSTDPEHEVVTNLCFLPKQTHIYVWYICQFVVTILLLVFWPTNGLSSLPCMNTLVSFMRSVGAELLSRTKEKDDEEDGEYDMIFDAEGSMHLVKKAAVKSPSASSDSRPTGRGSVVARATAGKHRLEPDSSSILVDVGSEMTSEDGGKLARGSKSRVRKVLQRLFRVIQSIVVIAALNVPLYMMLLFKDWIDR; from the exons ATGCAGAGCGCCACGCGGCTGACGCTGCTGCTGTGCGCGGCGTGGGCGGCCGCGCTGCTCTACGGCGAGATGGGCGCCTACTGGGCCTCCTACCTCGCATGCTCGTGGCCCtcgccgtcctcctcctcctcctcgccgccg AATAACTATGTCAAGGTTGCTGTTGTTGCTGACCCACAG CTTATGGACAGCACCTCCCTTGGTCTTCCATCAAGCTCAGTTGGTCTCCAAGCTGCTGAGTTTTACACGGATTTGAACATGAGAAGGTCCTTCCAGTCTGCCATACTGCCATTCAAACCTGATGTGGTCTTATTTCTTGGTGATCACTTTGATGGAGGCCCTTACATGTCCGATGAAGA GTGGCAGGAATCATTGTTTCGATTTAAACATATATTCAGCCTGAATGAACAAATAACAAAGCCACAGATCCCTATCTACTACCTTTCAGGAAATCATGATATTGGTTACTCAGCATTTCATTCAGTTCATCCTGAG GTGCTCAGTCGGTATGAAAAAGAATTTGGATCAAGAAATTATCAATTTTCTGCTGGGAAGGTGGactttgttgttgttgatgcccAAACACTTGATG CAGGAGCTAAAAAAAGCAAAGAAAGATCCTCCTCCTGGGAGTTCATTAAAACTCTATCTCCAG GTAATGCATCGAACCCAAAGGTTCTGCTAACGCATATTCCACTATACCGACCTGATAACTCTCCTTGTGGTCCACATCGTTCTTCACCTATTATAAATCAG AGGGTATCTTATGCTGCCTTAGACCAAGGAATCAC CTACCAAAATTATCTAACTAAAGAGACTTCTGACCTTTTGCTAAGCTTGTTGAAGCCG GTCCTTGTGCTCTCAGGCCATGATCATGACCAATGCACAGTCGTCCACTCCACTCCTTTTGGTCCAGTTACAGAG CATACATTGGGGACAATAAGTTGGCAGCAAGGAAATCTCTATCCATCTTTTATGCTGCTATCTGCTGGACCCAAGGTGTCACAAAATTCAACTGATCCGGAGCATGAGGTTGTTACAAACCTTTGTTTTCTGCCTAAACAAACCCATATTTATGTCTG GTATATCTGCCAGTTTGTAGTGACCATCCTTCTTCTAGTCTTCTGGCCAACAAATGGTCTCAGTTCTCTTCCTTGCATGAACACATTGGTGAGCTTCATGAGGTCGGTTGGTGCTGAACTGCTTTCAAGAACCAAGGAAAAAGATGACGAGGAAGATGGTGAATATGATATGATTTTTGATGCGGAAGGATCCATGCACCTCGTTAAAAAGGCAGCGGTAAAGAGCCCAAGTGCTAGCTCAGACTCCAGACCTACAGGGCG TGGAAGCGTTGTTGCAAGGGCAACAGCAGGAAAACACCGTTTGGAGCCTGATTCATCATCAATTCTTGTGGACGTGGGTTCTGAGATGACATCAGAAGATGGAGGGAAGTTGGCCCGCGGTAGCAAATCGAGAGTAAGGAAGGTGCTCCAACGGCTGTTCCGTGTGATTCAGTCGATTGTTGTCATTGCCGCTCTGAATGTCCCCCTGTACATGATGCTCCTGTTCAAGGATTGGATTGATCGTTGA